DNA from Nitrospira sp.:
TCGGTCTTCCGTTCAATCCTATGGCAACAGCGATTCCACACATGGGTACTATCGGCATCCTTCGTCACGGACCGTGACGGATCACACCTTACTTCGCAACGACGTGACGAAAATATTCGGTTGTCTTCCTGATCCCGTCCTCAAGCTCCACCTTCGGTTCCCACCCCAACAGGCTTTTCGCCCTCGTGATGTCTGGTCGGCGCACCTTCGGATCGTCGGCAGGAAGAGGACGCTCTTCGATGACGCTCTTTGACCCGGTCAATTTCAGGATGATCTCTGCAATCTCACGAACCGTGAGCTCGCGCGGGTTGCCGATATTGACCGGATCATGGATGCTGTCCGGAACGGCATCTGGTTTTTGCGTGAGAAATGTGGCCCGGTCAGTTCGTTCCGCAACCGACTTATCAGACTTGGTCGTCAGCAACGCCACGATACCACGAACCAAATCATCAACATAGCAAAAGCTGCGAGTTTGGGAGCCGTCGCCGAAGACCGTCAGGGGTTTTCCTTGCAGGGCCTGGACGATAAAATTCGACACGACACGCCCGTCTTTCGGCCTCATTCTCGGGCCATAGGTGTTGAAAATGCGGACGATCCTTGTATCCAAGCCATGGTACCGATGGTACGCCATC
Protein-coding regions in this window:
- a CDS encoding UDP-glucuronate decarboxylase yields the protein MRVLITGGAGFLGSHLSDLLIGQGHDVIALDNLITGRAENIAHLMGNPRFSFVKYNVCDYLHVDGQLDGVMHFASPASPQDYLEMPIATLKVGALGTHKALGLAKAKGARFLLASTSEVYGDPLLNPQPESYWGNVNPIGARGVYDEAKRFAEAMTMAYHRYHGLDTRIVRIFNTYGPRMRPKDGRVVSNFIVQALQGKPLTVFGDGSQTRSFCYVDDLVRGIVALLTTKSDKSVAERTDRATFLTQKPDAVPDSIHDPVNIGNPRELTVREIAEIILKLTGSKSVIEERPLPADDPKVRRPDITRAKSLLGWEPKVELEDGIRKTTEYFRHVVAK